From Thamnophis elegans isolate rThaEle1 chromosome 12, rThaEle1.pri, whole genome shotgun sequence, one genomic window encodes:
- the ASB12 gene encoding ankyrin repeat and SOCS box protein 12 isoform X2 has translation MKTTTVFWKPREQGWKKGLCDAAHLSASSTAPFTMKVPLKRQFKMSLLDITKMFSLFQPSEDEDGDRERQELSVAVSQDNYQLLDQLLHQESYKRVINSRSGWGVPGTPLRLAASKGHVRCVKVLLDHGAEVDSLDVKAQTPLFVSVNNGHLDCVKVLLEAGACPSGSIHNNCTPLLTAAREGALGILQELLSHGADPNVKPRIPEWVANSVACCGPLYLSAVYGHLECFKTLLLYGAEPNYNCLNRNMVTRIKHPKTLLEVCLKHGCRVEFVKLLIDFGANIYLPGITMEKSSANSEVLELLARERALPKSLMSQCRLVIRRFMKLENHPEAVDQLDIPLVLLSYLKHHV, from the exons CTTCCAGCACAGCACCATTCACAATGAAAGTCCCCCTCAAGAGACAATTCAAGATGAGCCTGCTGGATATCACCAAGATGTTTTCCCTGTTCCAGCCCAGCGAAGATGAAGATGGGGACAGAGAAAGACAAGAGTTGAGTGTAGCCGTGTCCCAGGACAACTACCAGCTGTTGGACCAACTGTTGCACCAAGAGAGTTACAAACGGGTCATCAACAGTCGGAGTGGTTGGGGGGTGCCAGGCACTCCCCTGCGCTTAGCGGCATCAAAGGGCCATGTCAGGTGCGTCAAGGTGCTTCTGGACCACGGAGCTGAAGTGGACAGCTTGGATGTCAAGGCCCAGACGCCACTATTTGTTTCTGTCAACAACGGGCACCTTGACTGTGTGAAGGTCCTCTTGGAGGCGGGGGCCTGTCCTTCTGGGAGCATTCACAACAACTGCACCCCACTGCTCACGGCTGCGAGAGAAGGAGCCCTGGGGATCCTGCAGGAGCTGCTGTCACACGGGGCAGACCCTAATGTCAAACCTCGAATCCCGGAGTGGGTGGCCAACTCTGTGGCCTGCTGTGGACCTTTGTATTTGTCTGCCGTCTATGGTCACCTGGAATGCTTCAAGACTCTCTTGCTGTACGGGGCTGAGCCGAACTATAACTGCTTAAATAGGAACATGGTCACCCGAATTAAACACCCCAAGACTCTCCTGGAAGTCTGCTTGAAGCATGGCTGCAGGGTGGAATTTGTCAAGCTCCTCATTGATTTTGGTGCCAATATCTATTTGCCTGGCATCACGATGGAGAAGAGCTCAGCAAACTCTGAAGTGCTTGAGCTGTTGGCCAGAGAAAGAG CATTGCCCAAATCCTTGATGTCTCAATGCAGACTGGTAATCAGAAGATTTATGAAACTGGAGAACCATCCTGAAGCTGTGGATCAACTGGACATCCCACTAGTGCTGCTCAGCTACCTCAAACACCATGTATAA
- the ASB12 gene encoding ankyrin repeat and SOCS box protein 12 isoform X3 has product MKVPLKRQFKMSLLDITKMFSLFQPSEDEDGDRERQELSVAVSQDNYQLLDQLLHQESYKRVINSRSGWGVPGTPLRLAASKGHVRCVKVLLDHGAEVDSLDVKAQTPLFVSVNNGHLDCVKVLLEAGACPSGSIHNNCTPLLTAAREGALGILQELLSHGADPNVKPRIPEWVANSVACCGPLYLSAVYGHLECFKTLLLYGAEPNYNCLNRNMVTRIKHPKTLLEVCLKHGCRVEFVKLLIDFGANIYLPGITMEKSSANSEVLELLARERALPKSLMSQCRLVIRRFMKLENHPEAVDQLDIPLVLLSYLKHHV; this is encoded by the exons ATGAAAGTCCCCCTCAAGAGACAATTCAAGATGAGCCTGCTGGATATCACCAAGATGTTTTCCCTGTTCCAGCCCAGCGAAGATGAAGATGGGGACAGAGAAAGACAAGAGTTGAGTGTAGCCGTGTCCCAGGACAACTACCAGCTGTTGGACCAACTGTTGCACCAAGAGAGTTACAAACGGGTCATCAACAGTCGGAGTGGTTGGGGGGTGCCAGGCACTCCCCTGCGCTTAGCGGCATCAAAGGGCCATGTCAGGTGCGTCAAGGTGCTTCTGGACCACGGAGCTGAAGTGGACAGCTTGGATGTCAAGGCCCAGACGCCACTATTTGTTTCTGTCAACAACGGGCACCTTGACTGTGTGAAGGTCCTCTTGGAGGCGGGGGCCTGTCCTTCTGGGAGCATTCACAACAACTGCACCCCACTGCTCACGGCTGCGAGAGAAGGAGCCCTGGGGATCCTGCAGGAGCTGCTGTCACACGGGGCAGACCCTAATGTCAAACCTCGAATCCCGGAGTGGGTGGCCAACTCTGTGGCCTGCTGTGGACCTTTGTATTTGTCTGCCGTCTATGGTCACCTGGAATGCTTCAAGACTCTCTTGCTGTACGGGGCTGAGCCGAACTATAACTGCTTAAATAGGAACATGGTCACCCGAATTAAACACCCCAAGACTCTCCTGGAAGTCTGCTTGAAGCATGGCTGCAGGGTGGAATTTGTCAAGCTCCTCATTGATTTTGGTGCCAATATCTATTTGCCTGGCATCACGATGGAGAAGAGCTCAGCAAACTCTGAAGTGCTTGAGCTGTTGGCCAGAGAAAGAG CATTGCCCAAATCCTTGATGTCTCAATGCAGACTGGTAATCAGAAGATTTATGAAACTGGAGAACCATCCTGAAGCTGTGGATCAACTGGACATCCCACTAGTGCTGCTCAGCTACCTCAAACACCATGTATAA